A window from Opitutia bacterium ISCC 52 encodes these proteins:
- a CDS encoding transcriptional repressor encodes MSDPTDLLRQHHVPVTAQRLAVLRAVSKRPHSTADIIAGDVRAEIGTISRQAVYNVLGVLTEKGLIRRIQPAGSSALYEDRVGDNHHHLICRSCGTTVDVDCAVGDTPCLTAANNSGFVIDEAEVVYWGTCPECQKSASKSKRS; translated from the coding sequence ATGTCAGACCCGACTGATCTTCTTCGGCAACACCATGTTCCTGTGACGGCGCAACGTCTCGCTGTGCTCAGAGCGGTCTCCAAAAGACCTCATAGTACAGCCGACATTATTGCCGGAGATGTACGGGCAGAGATCGGGACCATTTCTCGTCAGGCTGTTTATAATGTTCTCGGAGTGCTGACTGAAAAAGGACTCATTCGTCGGATTCAACCTGCTGGCTCTTCCGCCCTTTATGAAGATCGAGTCGGCGATAATCACCACCATCTTATCTGTCGCAGTTGCGGAACGACGGTCGACGTTGATTGTGCAGTCGGTGATACCCCGTGTCTGACGGCCGCCAATAATTCTGGTTTCGTGATCGATGAGGCAGAAGTCGTTTATTGGGGTACCTGTCCCGAATGCCAGAAGAGTGCTTCGAAATCAAAAAGAAGCTGA
- a CDS encoding arsenate reductase ArsC yields the protein MQKPKTLILCTGNSCRSHMAEGILRAAADDLFEVYSAGSKPAGYVHPKAIEVMSEIGIDLSAHSSKSLEQYLDAGIHTVVTVCGNANEACPVFPGMVNRYHWGFEDPAHATGTEEEILEAFRSIRDQIKLVFEAYVSGYRQAQS from the coding sequence ATGCAAAAGCCCAAGACCCTCATTCTCTGCACTGGAAATTCATGCCGTAGCCATATGGCCGAAGGCATCCTGCGAGCCGCCGCTGATGACTTGTTCGAAGTCTACAGCGCCGGATCCAAACCAGCCGGCTACGTCCATCCGAAGGCGATCGAAGTAATGTCGGAAATTGGGATTGATCTTTCGGCCCACAGCTCAAAGTCACTAGAGCAATACCTGGATGCTGGTATCCACACAGTAGTCACTGTTTGTGGAAATGCGAACGAAGCCTGCCCGGTATTTCCAGGTATGGTAAATCGCTATCACTGGGGATTTGAAGACCCGGCACACGCAACGGGAACCGAGGAGGAAATCCTTGAAGCATTCCGCAGCATTCGTGACCAAATTAAGCTCGTTTTCGAAGCCTATGTTTCTGGATATCGGCAGGCTCAGTCGTAA
- the cysE gene encoding serine O-acetyltransferase produces the protein MSNEDPIWNQLRLEAEKTAASEKLLSSFLEEVILSQTSLERAISFHLAQKLDCQNIPAITLFDLFLNIAREDKRFQDAIRTDLKAISDRDPASNGILAPFLYFKGFHSLTAYRFGHHLWQSERTCLALFLQSLISEQFGVDIHPAARIGKGILIDHATCLVIGETAVVGNNVSILHDVTLGGTGKDKGDRHPKVAAGVLIGAGAKILGNVKIGIGAKIGAGSVVLTDVPNHCSAAGVPAKIVGKCEVDQPALSMDHQLEHDPVI, from the coding sequence ATGTCAAACGAAGATCCAATATGGAACCAACTTCGCCTGGAAGCTGAGAAGACCGCAGCCAGTGAAAAGCTGCTATCTAGCTTTTTGGAAGAAGTTATTCTAAGTCAGACGTCGCTCGAACGGGCGATCAGTTTTCACCTGGCACAGAAATTGGATTGCCAAAATATTCCTGCCATCACGCTGTTTGACTTGTTCCTGAATATTGCCCGGGAAGACAAACGCTTTCAGGACGCCATAAGAACAGACCTCAAGGCCATCTCCGACAGGGATCCTGCTTCCAATGGAATCCTGGCTCCGTTTCTTTATTTCAAAGGATTCCATTCTTTGACGGCTTATCGTTTTGGACACCACCTCTGGCAATCGGAACGCACCTGCCTGGCACTGTTTCTGCAGAGTTTAATTTCAGAGCAGTTTGGAGTCGATATCCACCCAGCCGCTCGTATCGGTAAAGGTATCCTCATCGATCATGCCACCTGCTTGGTCATCGGAGAAACCGCTGTGGTTGGAAACAACGTGTCCATTCTGCACGATGTAACCTTGGGCGGAACGGGTAAAGACAAGGGTGACCGCCACCCTAAAGTTGCCGCTGGAGTACTCATCGGAGCCGGAGCCAAGATCCTGGGAAACGTAAAGATTGGCATCGGTGCAAAAATCGGAGCCGGCAGTGTCGTGCTCACAGACGTCCCGAATCATTGTTCAGCAGCGGGAGTCCCCGCCAAGATCGTTGGCAAGTGCGAGGTCGATCAGCCGGCCTTGAGCATGGATCACCAGTTGGAACACGATCCGGTGATCTAG
- a CDS encoding sulfatase-like hydrolase/transferase gives MAIRQKTNCIRFLLTLTYTLLFLSSGNAEDQPNVLWITWEDISRDLGCYGNEYSITPHVDQLAKDGVLYTHAWSNAGMCAPARATLITGMYPPSTGAMNMRSEVTLPDHIRGYPEYMRNAGYFCSNHVKLDYNWVPHEETWDVIDSDWQNKGWDLRKPGQPFFTVVNITDTHSSQLYYRGEERYQKRLERLTEEEIHDPDKAPVPPYYPDTPNVRKDLARYHDNITYADKLVGDILAKLEADGLADDTIVFFYSDHGRGMPRSKGWLFQTSLRVPFILRVPEKYKHLAPSAPGTQSNRIVSFVDFAPTLLSLCGIDIPEHMQGKAFLGEQEAEPRRLAYAYRDRMDERIDLIRAVWDGKYKYIRNFRSNLPWFHHQTRNYPHQQGSYQDLHQYYANGKLNEAQAQFMAMSRPREQLFDTEADPYELNNLATASEHRTNLLRMREALSRWQHEILDLGFFPESQWWTRFDMDGDKLDRHSLVREQPELYPLSEIMHVANLLDQGEAALPEQSAYLDHENPVIRYWALQGIIAQGIFGRPAMPKLRLILKDDVHINRIEAAHALCALGETKTGLKFLIEALNHPQPLIALPAANALDHLGDTAKPVLPAIRTFVAKEPNQDLLGWQFTQRLLQMTLEKH, from the coding sequence ATGGCAATCCGACAGAAAACGAATTGTATCCGTTTTCTCCTGACGCTAACTTATACTCTATTATTTCTAAGCTCAGGGAATGCGGAAGATCAACCTAATGTGCTCTGGATTACCTGGGAGGACATCAGCCGCGACTTAGGCTGTTACGGAAATGAATACTCGATCACCCCCCATGTTGATCAACTGGCTAAGGATGGAGTTCTCTATACCCATGCGTGGTCCAATGCAGGTATGTGCGCACCGGCAAGAGCGACACTCATCACAGGTATGTATCCTCCTTCGACGGGAGCGATGAACATGCGCTCAGAGGTGACGCTGCCGGACCACATCCGAGGTTATCCGGAATACATGCGCAACGCCGGATACTTTTGTTCCAACCACGTAAAGCTTGATTACAACTGGGTGCCGCACGAAGAGACCTGGGATGTCATTGATTCCGACTGGCAGAACAAAGGCTGGGACCTAAGAAAACCGGGTCAGCCATTTTTCACCGTCGTTAACATTACCGACACTCACAGCTCGCAGCTTTACTACCGAGGTGAGGAACGATACCAAAAGCGGCTGGAGAGGTTAACTGAGGAAGAGATTCACGATCCAGACAAAGCGCCAGTTCCTCCCTACTATCCCGACACCCCGAATGTCAGGAAAGACCTGGCACGCTACCACGACAATATCACCTACGCCGATAAACTGGTAGGTGATATCCTGGCCAAACTCGAGGCCGATGGACTGGCCGATGACACCATCGTTTTCTTTTATTCGGACCACGGTCGAGGCATGCCACGCAGCAAGGGATGGCTCTTTCAAACATCCTTGCGCGTTCCCTTTATCTTACGGGTCCCTGAAAAATATAAGCACCTCGCTCCCAGTGCTCCAGGAACTCAGTCAAATCGCATAGTAAGCTTTGTAGATTTTGCGCCGACTCTACTCAGCCTCTGCGGGATCGACATTCCGGAACACATGCAGGGAAAGGCCTTTCTCGGTGAACAAGAAGCTGAGCCTCGTCGATTAGCCTACGCGTATCGTGATCGTATGGACGAGCGCATTGACCTCATTCGCGCCGTTTGGGACGGTAAGTATAAATACATTCGCAACTTCCGATCCAACCTTCCTTGGTTTCACCACCAAACGCGCAATTACCCCCACCAACAAGGGAGCTACCAGGATCTGCACCAATATTACGCCAATGGAAAACTGAATGAAGCTCAGGCTCAATTCATGGCTATGTCCCGACCAAGGGAACAACTTTTCGATACTGAGGCCGACCCCTATGAATTGAACAATCTAGCAACGGCCTCAGAACATCGGACGAATCTCCTCCGCATGCGTGAAGCATTAAGCCGTTGGCAACATGAGATTCTTGACCTTGGCTTTTTTCCAGAATCACAATGGTGGACACGTTTTGACATGGATGGCGACAAACTCGACCGACACAGCCTCGTTCGAGAACAGCCGGAATTGTATCCCCTCTCCGAAATCATGCACGTAGCCAACCTGCTCGATCAGGGTGAGGCAGCACTCCCCGAACAATCGGCATACCTCGATCATGAGAATCCCGTCATTCGCTACTGGGCCTTACAAGGTATCATTGCACAAGGTATTTTCGGTCGACCTGCCATGCCAAAACTCCGCCTAATCTTAAAAGACGATGTGCATATCAACCGCATCGAAGCAGCCCATGCGCTCTGTGCACTCGGTGAAACCAAAACGGGGCTGAAATTCCTGATAGAAGCACTCAATCATCCACAACCATTGATAGCCCTTCCCGCTGCGAACGCACTTGATCACCTCGGCGATACTGCCAAGCCGGTTTTGCCTGCTATTCGAACATTCGTTGCGAAGGAACCCAATCAGGATCTGCTCGGATGGCAGTTCACGCAGAGGCTACTGCAGATGACGCTGGAGAAGCATTGA